From one Pedobacter faecalis genomic stretch:
- a CDS encoding Gfo/Idh/MocA family protein — protein sequence MNRQITTGLMAYGMSGKVFHAPFVHAHQGFHFHAVTERSKKAAAGDYPGLISYDTIDELIADERIELMIINTPNYTHYDYAARCLRAGKHILVEKPFTATSAEALELFALAESVGRKILFYQNRRWDSDFRAVREVIDSGRLGKLNEVHFRYDRYRAAIGPKTFKEEPYAASGLMYDLGPHLLDQAISVFGKPLSFHKILGMNRENTRVDDYFSIHLSYPDSVNVFVHANLLLADPLPAFVVHGNLGSLHKVRADSQEEQLLGGMKLDNDTYGIEAAGTAGKLTLVDQSGNKTVETVPSLRGNYLDLFEAVYQNIVNDVPYPVSPDQVIAQLEILEAAN from the coding sequence ATGAATAGACAAATAACTACAGGCCTGATGGCTTATGGCATGTCGGGGAAGGTGTTTCACGCTCCCTTTGTACATGCGCATCAGGGCTTCCATTTTCATGCGGTTACAGAACGCAGCAAAAAAGCTGCTGCAGGCGACTACCCCGGGCTAATTAGCTATGATACTATTGATGAGTTGATAGCCGACGAGCGCATCGAGCTGATGATCATCAACACCCCCAATTATACGCATTACGATTATGCAGCCAGATGTTTACGGGCGGGTAAGCACATCCTTGTTGAGAAGCCTTTTACCGCGACTTCGGCAGAAGCGCTGGAGTTATTTGCTTTGGCGGAGTCTGTTGGCCGGAAAATTCTTTTTTATCAGAACCGGCGCTGGGACAGCGACTTCAGAGCGGTTAGGGAGGTTATAGACAGCGGTAGACTGGGTAAACTTAACGAAGTTCACTTCCGCTACGATAGATACAGGGCAGCAATTGGCCCGAAGACTTTTAAGGAAGAACCGTATGCTGCAAGCGGCCTGATGTATGACCTTGGCCCGCACCTACTGGATCAGGCGATCAGTGTATTTGGTAAGCCGCTATCTTTTCATAAGATATTGGGAATGAACCGGGAGAACACGCGCGTGGATGATTATTTCTCTATCCATTTAAGCTATCCAGACAGCGTAAACGTGTTTGTGCACGCTAACTTATTACTGGCGGATCCTTTGCCGGCCTTTGTGGTCCACGGCAATCTTGGCTCACTTCATAAGGTGAGGGCCGATAGTCAGGAAGAGCAGTTGCTGGGAGGCATGAAGCTGGACAACGATACCTATGGTATAGAAGCGGCTGGCACAGCCGGCAAGCTTACTTTGGTTGACCAGTCGGGAAACAAGACTGTCGAAACAGTTCCTTCGCTCCGCGGAAATTACCTGGACTTGTTTGAAGCCGTATACCAAAACATAGTGAATGACGTCCCATACCCGGTAAGCCCTGATCAGGTCATTGCTCAACTAGAAATTCTGGAAGCCGCCAACTAA
- a CDS encoding alpha/beta fold hydrolase gives MLKRISFVLSLLFSLSAFAQKSDTLSVTLENVGYPHPVKFFPVHTEGQDLRMAYMDIMPGRISNGRTVVLFHGKNFGGYYWTNVIKALTDRGFRVIVPDQIGFGRSSKAFIHYSFHQMARWNKALLDTLKIQRASVLGHSMGGMLATRFALMYPERTEKLLLENPIGLEDYRRFVPYITTEEQYRTELKSTAESIRRYYQSSYFTVWKPEYEELVNIAAGVTASADFPRWARVAALTYTMIYEQPVVYEFYNIKVPTVLFIGKQDRTIVGKGLLTPDQQALYGRYTLLGKQTAAKIPGAKIVEFDACGHIPHIEIPTEFNVSLLGSL, from the coding sequence ATGTTGAAAAGAATATCCTTTGTATTGTCGCTGCTCTTCTCGTTATCAGCGTTTGCACAAAAATCAGACACCTTATCTGTAACCCTTGAAAATGTAGGTTATCCTCACCCGGTAAAGTTCTTTCCGGTGCATACCGAGGGCCAGGATCTCCGGATGGCCTACATGGATATCATGCCTGGCAGGATAAGCAACGGCAGAACTGTCGTATTGTTTCATGGAAAGAACTTCGGTGGATATTACTGGACTAATGTTATAAAGGCGCTAACCGATCGCGGGTTCAGGGTTATCGTGCCGGATCAGATTGGATTTGGTAGGTCGTCAAAAGCATTCATACATTATAGTTTCCATCAAATGGCGCGCTGGAACAAAGCACTTCTTGATACCTTGAAGATCCAGCGGGCAAGCGTGCTCGGCCACTCGATGGGCGGAATGCTTGCCACGCGTTTTGCCTTGATGTATCCGGAGCGTACCGAGAAATTGCTCTTGGAGAACCCTATCGGTCTCGAAGACTACCGGCGTTTCGTACCTTATATAACCACGGAAGAGCAGTACCGCACCGAGTTGAAATCGACCGCAGAAAGCATCAGACGGTATTATCAGAGTTCTTATTTCACCGTCTGGAAACCTGAATATGAAGAACTGGTGAACATTGCTGCCGGAGTTACGGCGAGCGCAGACTTCCCCAGGTGGGCCAGGGTTGCTGCGCTAACATATACTATGATTTATGAACAGCCGGTAGTATATGAATTCTACAACATCAAGGTTCCTACGGTGCTTTTTATCGGGAAACAAGACCGCACGATCGTGGGGAAGGGCTTGTTAACACCCGATCAGCAAGCTTTATATGGGCGTTATACACTTTTAGGCAAGCAAACCGCAGCTAAAATCCCCGGCGCCAAAATCGTAGAATTCGACGCGTGCGGACATATCCCCCATATCGAGATACCCACAGAGTTCAATGTGTCACTTCTGGGAAGCCTTTAG
- a CDS encoding ABC transporter ATP-binding protein produces the protein MILEITDLKKVYGNRTVVNIPSLSITEGETIGLVGNNGAGKTTLFRMMLDLIRPDEGLVLSRGVDVSESDAWKKYTASYLDEGFLIDYLTAEEYFLFVGSLHNINEASVFTYLEQYQDFFNGEILKKNKYIRDFSKGNQNKIGIAAGLMQNPDLLILDEPFANLDPTTQIRLKTLLKSPDLKQRMTTLISSHDLNHVTEVCDRIILLEKGVVIKDFMKDENTLRALENYFSA, from the coding sequence ATGATCCTGGAAATAACAGATTTAAAAAAGGTTTATGGCAACAGGACGGTTGTCAATATTCCATCATTGAGCATTACCGAAGGCGAAACCATCGGCTTAGTCGGGAATAACGGCGCAGGCAAAACTACGCTGTTCAGAATGATGCTTGACCTGATCAGACCTGATGAGGGCCTGGTGCTTTCCAGAGGCGTAGATGTGTCGGAAAGCGACGCCTGGAAAAAATACACGGCATCGTATCTGGACGAGGGATTCCTGATTGACTACCTGACCGCCGAGGAGTACTTCTTGTTTGTCGGAAGTCTTCATAACATAAATGAGGCCTCGGTTTTTACTTACCTGGAGCAGTATCAGGATTTTTTTAACGGCGAAATATTAAAGAAGAACAAGTATATCCGCGATTTCAGCAAAGGCAACCAAAACAAAATTGGCATAGCGGCGGGGTTGATGCAGAACCCGGATCTTCTTATTCTCGATGAGCCCTTTGCAAATCTGGACCCCACCACCCAGATTCGTTTAAAGACGCTTTTGAAGAGCCCGGATTTGAAACAACGCATGACTACGCTGATCTCCAGCCACGACCTTAACCACGTAACTGAGGTTTGCGACCGGATCATTTTGCTTGAGAAGGGCGTCGTTATAAAGGATTTCATGAAGGACGAGAATACGCTCAGGGCGCTTGAAAACTACTTTTCTGCTTAA
- the pdhA gene encoding pyruvate dehydrogenase (acetyl-transferring) E1 component subunit alpha, which translates to MSAVEINKDTYLKWFESMLLMRKFEEKTGQLYGQQKIRGFCHLYIGQEAVVAGAVSAMQKGDSMITAYRDHAHALALGVSANSIMAEMYGKATGCSKGKGGSMHLFSKEHNFYGGHGIVGGQIPLGAGIAFAEKYKGTSNVNVCYMGDGAVRQGALNEAFNMAMLWKLPVVFVCENNGYAMGTSVERTTNMTDIYKIGLGFDMPCAPVDGMDPVAVHNAMDEAFQRARNGEGPTFLEMRTYRYRGHSMSDPAKYRTKEELEDYKSKDPIEKVREVILKEKYADEAWIEGIESRVKEIVDESVKFAEESPWPEAAELYKDVYAQQDYPYVLD; encoded by the coding sequence ATGAGTGCAGTAGAAATTAATAAAGATACTTATCTAAAGTGGTTTGAGTCGATGTTGCTTATGCGCAAGTTCGAAGAGAAAACAGGTCAGCTATACGGGCAACAGAAAATAAGGGGTTTTTGCCATCTATATATCGGTCAGGAAGCTGTCGTTGCAGGAGCTGTGTCAGCTATGCAGAAGGGAGACTCTATGATTACGGCGTATCGGGACCATGCTCACGCGCTGGCTCTGGGTGTGAGTGCTAATTCAATCATGGCTGAAATGTATGGAAAGGCCACTGGCTGCTCGAAAGGCAAGGGTGGTTCTATGCACCTCTTCAGTAAGGAACATAATTTCTATGGCGGACACGGAATCGTGGGCGGACAAATTCCTTTGGGGGCAGGGATTGCTTTTGCAGAAAAATACAAGGGAACATCTAACGTAAACGTATGTTACATGGGTGATGGCGCCGTTCGCCAGGGGGCGCTTAATGAGGCATTTAACATGGCTATGCTTTGGAAGCTGCCCGTGGTATTCGTTTGTGAAAATAACGGATATGCAATGGGTACATCTGTGGAGCGCACTACCAATATGACCGATATTTATAAGATTGGTCTCGGCTTCGATATGCCTTGTGCACCGGTAGATGGTATGGATCCGGTAGCCGTACATAACGCTATGGATGAAGCGTTCCAGCGGGCAAGAAACGGTGAGGGCCCCACTTTCCTTGAAATGCGCACGTATCGTTACCGCGGACATTCCATGTCAGATCCTGCTAAATACAGGACAAAAGAAGAACTTGAGGATTATAAATCTAAAGACCCTATCGAAAAAGTAAGGGAAGTTATATTAAAGGAGAAATATGCTGACGAAGCATGGATTGAAGGCATTGAGTCCCGCGTGAAAGAGATTGTTGATGAGTCAGTGAAGTTTGCCGAAGAGTCGCCATGGCCGGAAGCTGCGGAGCTTTATAAAGATGTTTACGCACAGCAGGACTATCCTTACGTTTTAGATTAA
- the hisS gene encoding histidine--tRNA ligase: protein MSSIKPSLVKGTRDFSPKEMVRRNYIFETIKRVFRKYGYAEIQTPSMENLSTLTGKYGDEGDKLIFKILNSGDFLSKVDADVLNSRTSNILLPSITEKALRYDLTVPFARYVVMHQADISFPFKRYQVQPVWRADRPQKGRYREFYQCDADVVGSESLLNEAEFVLIYQEALTNLGLNDFTIKINNRKILSGIAEILGKPDLIVDMTIAIDKLDKIGLDGVIAELIERGFSASDIEKLRPIILLSGSVTQKLENLDMVLSSSPIGTEGLSELRQVFEYLSLLSGDNDLAGNVDLDVTLARGLNYYTGCIFEVKANQVSIGSIGGGGRYDNLTGMFGLKGLTGVGISFGADRIYDVLEELNLFPESVLTGTQVLISNFDAEAERYALPLLKRLRTAGISAELYPSHAKLKKQMGYADSKNIPYVILIGSEEMTDGQLTLKDMQSGDQKRLSIDSIVALFQACKAD, encoded by the coding sequence ATGTCGAGTATTAAACCCTCATTAGTAAAAGGAACCCGCGATTTTTCTCCAAAGGAGATGGTTAGACGTAATTATATTTTTGAAACCATTAAAAGGGTTTTCAGAAAATATGGCTATGCTGAGATACAGACACCTTCCATGGAGAATCTGTCAACACTAACGGGTAAGTATGGTGACGAGGGAGACAAACTGATCTTTAAAATATTGAACAGCGGAGACTTTCTATCGAAGGTGGATGCTGACGTCCTCAACAGTCGAACAAGCAACATTCTTCTCCCGTCAATTACAGAGAAGGCGCTCAGATATGACTTAACTGTTCCGTTTGCGCGATATGTCGTGATGCACCAGGCAGATATTTCCTTTCCCTTTAAACGCTATCAGGTACAACCTGTATGGCGGGCAGACAGGCCGCAAAAAGGTCGTTACAGGGAATTTTACCAATGTGATGCCGATGTAGTCGGTTCGGAGAGTTTGCTCAATGAAGCTGAGTTCGTTCTGATCTACCAGGAGGCGCTGACTAATCTTGGGCTGAATGATTTCACAATAAAAATAAATAATCGCAAGATATTGTCTGGAATCGCTGAGATCTTAGGTAAGCCGGACTTGATCGTTGACATGACGATTGCCATTGATAAACTCGATAAAATCGGATTAGATGGTGTAATTGCTGAACTTATTGAGAGAGGGTTTTCAGCTTCCGACATCGAAAAGCTAAGGCCAATTATTTTGCTTTCGGGATCCGTTACGCAGAAGCTGGAGAACCTGGATATGGTATTGTCGTCTTCACCTATAGGTACAGAGGGTCTGAGCGAGCTGCGGCAGGTGTTTGAATACCTTAGCTTATTGTCGGGAGATAATGACCTTGCGGGTAACGTTGACCTGGATGTAACCTTAGCCCGCGGGTTAAATTACTATACGGGCTGCATCTTCGAAGTAAAAGCCAATCAGGTAAGCATCGGCAGTATCGGCGGCGGCGGTCGGTACGATAACCTGACGGGCATGTTTGGTTTAAAGGGACTTACCGGCGTAGGGATATCATTTGGGGCCGACCGTATCTATGACGTGCTTGAAGAATTGAATCTGTTTCCAGAATCGGTGCTGACCGGTACGCAGGTCCTGATCAGTAATTTCGATGCAGAAGCCGAAAGATACGCGTTGCCATTACTCAAGCGATTACGTACAGCTGGAATCAGTGCTGAACTCTATCCATCTCACGCGAAGCTGAAAAAACAGATGGGTTATGCTGACTCTAAAAATATTCCGTATGTGATTCTGATAGGAAGTGAAGAGATGACAGACGGGCAGCTTACTTTAAAAGACATGCAAAGCGGCGATCAAAAACGCCTGTCGATCGACTCAATTGTCGCTTTATTTCAGGCCTGTAAGGCTGACTAA
- a CDS encoding response regulator transcription factor translates to MAKGTAVYKNILVIEDNHAILDVITLILQSEAYKVSGFNKSADMMSHIEASKPDLIILDIMLPDGDGRDLLKQIRSEEKTAHIPVLMISARYTAENIQHGEFKPNGFLAKPFDIDDLLDKIEGILSGKSY, encoded by the coding sequence TTGGCAAAGGGCACCGCAGTTTACAAAAACATTTTGGTCATCGAGGATAATCATGCGATTCTTGACGTGATCACGCTTATTTTACAGAGCGAAGCGTACAAAGTATCTGGCTTCAACAAAAGCGCAGACATGATGTCGCATATTGAAGCCTCAAAGCCGGATCTGATTATACTCGATATCATGTTACCGGACGGGGATGGGAGAGATCTGTTGAAACAAATCAGGTCTGAAGAAAAAACGGCACATATTCCTGTGCTGATGATATCGGCACGATACACAGCGGAAAATATCCAGCATGGTGAGTTCAAACCCAATGGCTTTCTAGCTAAACCGTTCGATATTGACGATCTGCTGGACAAGATCGAAGGCATTCTATCCGGAAAATCTTACTAA
- a CDS encoding C40 family peptidase — MTKKFFLSVALFSCTVFAANAQTKAKQTSKLADPDNLASQYFSQVMGVAVDATSNIKLYKFIYEWIGTPYRFGGNTEKGIDCSAFTKAIYDKVFNTTILRNSRDIFSMVDPLPKSELKEGDLVFFKIKSRSITHIGIYLGDNRFAHASSTRGVVISNLNEPYYSRYFYKGGRIIDAVQSELIEE; from the coding sequence ATGACAAAAAAGTTCTTCTTGTCTGTAGCATTGTTTTCGTGCACTGTATTTGCCGCAAATGCACAAACAAAAGCTAAACAAACCAGCAAACTGGCAGATCCGGACAACCTGGCTTCTCAATATTTTTCTCAGGTTATGGGTGTGGCAGTGGATGCTACTTCAAACATAAAGCTTTACAAGTTCATATATGAGTGGATAGGAACCCCTTACCGTTTTGGCGGCAATACGGAGAAAGGGATAGACTGTTCGGCTTTCACCAAGGCTATCTACGATAAAGTTTTCAACACAACGATACTCCGGAATTCAAGAGATATTTTCAGCATGGTAGACCCGCTTCCTAAAAGTGAACTAAAGGAAGGCGATCTTGTTTTTTTTAAAATAAAAAGCAGAAGCATCACCCATATCGGGATTTATCTTGGAGACAACCGTTTTGCGCATGCTTCTTCTACAAGGGGTGTCGTTATAAGTAACTTAAACGAGCCTTATTACTCCAGGTATTTCTACAAAGGCGGGCGTATTATAGACGCTGTGCAGTCAGAGCTTATTGAAGAATAG
- a CDS encoding OmpA family protein — protein sequence MTTSRFKIATFSMAIAIGAMTLQGCDSMTKTQKGAGIGAATGGVIGAIIGKKAGNTAVGAVIGAAVGGTAGGFIGKRMDKQAAEIQNAIPNAEVIREGEGIIVKFDSGILFGFDKSDLTAQAKTNVQALASSLNQYPNTDIKIIGHTDNKGSESYNQGLSERRAAAVKAYAISQGVPSSRLITIGKGFSEPIADNATEDGRAANRRVEVVIVANDKLIQEAKQQGK from the coding sequence ATGACAACATCGAGATTTAAAATAGCCACTTTCAGTATGGCGATAGCCATCGGGGCGATGACATTGCAAGGTTGCGACAGTATGACCAAGACACAAAAAGGCGCGGGAATCGGTGCTGCAACGGGAGGTGTGATTGGTGCTATCATTGGAAAGAAAGCAGGTAACACGGCGGTTGGTGCAGTAATCGGCGCTGCAGTGGGCGGTACTGCTGGGGGTTTCATTGGTAAGAGAATGGACAAGCAGGCTGCAGAGATCCAAAATGCTATTCCGAACGCTGAAGTCATTCGTGAAGGAGAAGGTATTATTGTTAAGTTCGACAGTGGTATCTTGTTTGGTTTCGATAAATCGGACCTCACCGCACAAGCGAAGACTAACGTTCAGGCCTTGGCAAGTTCATTAAATCAGTATCCGAATACCGACATTAAGATCATCGGTCATACAGACAACAAGGGATCAGAAAGCTACAATCAGGGTCTTTCAGAAAGAAGAGCGGCAGCAGTTAAAGCTTATGCGATTTCACAGGGTGTGCCTTCATCGCGCCTGATCACAATTGGAAAAGGATTCTCTGAGCCTATTGCAGATAATGCTACTGAAGATGGGCGCGCGGCCAACCGAAGAGTTGAGGTGGTTATCGTTGCGAACGATAAGTTAATTCAGGAAGCGAAGCAACAAGGCAAATAA
- a CDS encoding carboxy terminal-processing peptidase encodes MLKRVFLVIFTAAVLACQASPKQQPVVQGVNNIMPDEKQALVCKEIVALIENYNYKKLKVNDSLSSVVLDRYIKDLDPYRYYFLASDIKDFEKFRYQLDDDFRNGDLTAPFYIFNVYLKRYGQFINFALAKAKSKYDFTQNDTYVFDREKMPWTTSAAEQQALWSKRVKYDLVNLRIASADAAKNIETLTKRYENLKSQSAKVNNQDVFQTVMDAFTEAVDPHTNYFNPVNAQAFNEDMARSFEGIGARLQLENEILKIAEVIPGGPAFKSKLLSAGDRIIAVAQGNGEFEDIIGWRIENSVAKIKGPKGTKVRLKIIPVGQEMSSKPVIIELVRERIVMEELSAKKKVETIQSGGRSYKMGVITVPGFYADFKAARAGDPNYKSTTRDVRLLIDTLKNLDKVDAIVMDLRANGGGSLVEAIDLTGLFIDRGPVVQVRDLKGNVEVNEDNNAGMAWNGPFGVMVDRLSASASEIFAGAIQDYGRGIIMGTQTFGKGTVQSSIDMSQLVNPSLLQRLAALVGKNAPASGREVPQLGQINLTMAKFYRVTGSSTQHKGVIPDIQFPSLYPMDKIGEDTEKSALPWDEIKPSDFKPVANLGPVKAELLKAHNERMKNSLDYKMLQEDIADVQKRQSEVSVSLNEAKLKAERDSQEAKALARTNQLRVSRGLAPLKKGDKATKEESSDFVLDESMQIMGDLLRLSGISK; translated from the coding sequence ATGTTGAAGAGAGTATTTCTGGTTATTTTTACTGCAGCTGTGCTTGCATGTCAGGCGTCGCCAAAGCAGCAGCCGGTTGTTCAGGGGGTAAATAATATCATGCCAGATGAAAAGCAGGCTTTGGTCTGCAAGGAGATCGTCGCACTGATAGAAAATTATAATTATAAAAAGCTGAAGGTTAACGATTCGTTATCTTCCGTTGTTCTCGACCGGTACATCAAAGATCTGGACCCATACAGATATTATTTCCTTGCCTCTGATATCAAAGACTTTGAAAAATTCAGATACCAGTTGGATGATGATTTTCGAAACGGGGATCTAACCGCTCCGTTTTATATTTTTAACGTTTATTTAAAGCGGTACGGCCAGTTTATCAATTTTGCGCTCGCAAAAGCAAAGTCTAAGTATGATTTTACTCAAAATGACACTTATGTTTTTGATCGGGAAAAGATGCCCTGGACAACTTCAGCGGCTGAGCAGCAGGCCTTGTGGAGCAAACGTGTTAAATATGATCTGGTGAACCTCAGGATAGCTAGTGCCGATGCGGCCAAGAACATCGAAACATTAACCAAACGCTATGAAAACCTCAAATCGCAATCGGCTAAGGTTAATAATCAGGATGTTTTTCAAACGGTGATGGACGCATTTACTGAAGCAGTTGACCCTCATACCAACTATTTTAATCCTGTGAATGCCCAGGCGTTTAACGAAGATATGGCGAGGTCATTTGAAGGGATCGGTGCGCGCTTGCAGTTGGAAAACGAGATACTGAAAATTGCTGAAGTTATCCCTGGAGGACCTGCCTTTAAAAGTAAGTTGTTGAGCGCGGGCGACAGGATAATAGCTGTTGCGCAAGGAAACGGAGAATTTGAGGACATTATTGGGTGGAGGATTGAAAACTCTGTCGCAAAAATCAAAGGACCAAAAGGAACTAAAGTAAGATTAAAGATCATCCCGGTGGGTCAGGAAATGTCATCAAAGCCAGTCATCATCGAACTTGTGCGTGAGCGAATTGTCATGGAAGAGCTTTCGGCGAAGAAAAAGGTAGAAACGATCCAGTCGGGCGGCAGGTCGTACAAAATGGGTGTCATAACAGTTCCTGGCTTTTATGCAGATTTCAAGGCTGCAAGAGCAGGCGATCCCAACTATAAGAGTACAACCCGCGACGTGCGTTTGTTAATCGATACGCTTAAAAACCTGGATAAGGTTGATGCCATCGTTATGGACCTGAGGGCCAACGGCGGAGGATCGCTGGTAGAGGCGATTGATTTAACCGGGTTATTTATAGACCGTGGTCCCGTTGTTCAGGTAAGAGATTTGAAAGGAAATGTAGAGGTGAACGAAGACAACAATGCCGGTATGGCCTGGAATGGTCCTTTTGGTGTTATGGTGGACCGCCTTAGTGCCTCGGCCTCAGAGATTTTCGCAGGTGCTATTCAAGACTATGGACGGGGAATCATTATGGGAACCCAGACCTTCGGAAAGGGAACGGTTCAATCTTCAATTGACATGAGTCAGCTGGTGAACCCGTCTCTTTTGCAAAGACTCGCTGCGCTGGTAGGTAAAAACGCTCCTGCTTCAGGACGCGAAGTGCCTCAGCTTGGGCAAATCAACTTAACCATGGCTAAGTTTTACAGGGTTACCGGAAGCAGTACCCAGCATAAAGGTGTTATCCCGGATATCCAGTTTCCGTCGCTTTATCCTATGGATAAAATTGGGGAGGACACAGAGAAATCTGCCCTGCCATGGGACGAGATCAAGCCCTCTGACTTTAAACCCGTGGCAAACCTGGGGCCGGTAAAAGCGGAATTGTTAAAGGCGCACAATGAGCGAATGAAAAATTCTCTTGACTACAAAATGCTTCAGGAAGATATTGCAGATGTACAGAAGCGTCAATCGGAAGTGTCTGTAAGTTTAAACGAGGCGAAACTCAAAGCCGAACGTGACAGCCAGGAAGCAAAGGCATTGGCCAGAACGAATCAGTTGCGCGTCTCGCGTGGGCTTGCTCCTTTAAAAAAGGGGGATAAGGCGACCAAAGAAGAGAGTTCCGATTTTGTGCTTGATGAAAGCATGCAGATTATGGGCGACCTGCTTCGCCTATCTGGCATATCCAAATAA
- a CDS encoding pyruvate dehydrogenase complex dihydrolipoamide acetyltransferase has protein sequence MAEIIRMPKMSDTMTEGVMAKWHKKVGDKIKSGDVLAEVETDKATMDLESYWDGTILYIGVEEGKAVPVDAVIAVVGKEGEDYKALLASEDKPSGAESEPAGKPEDGPDSSAGNAPASGGLSEQDLEKMGVSVIRMPLLSDTMTEGVIAEWHKKVGDKVKDDDILADVETDKATMEVMGYASGTLLHIGVEKGQAAKVNGIIAIVGPEGTDISGILNQGDVKPAASAKEEKPAAGSDARSVDHKEEKAVVSGTGDRVKASPLARRIALEKGIDLTQVAGSADGGRIIKKDVESFKPEAGSKKTEATTGADTGKSAAPVIPQFVGEERFTEKPVSQMRKVIAKRLSESLFTAPHFYLTISVDMDSAISARTAINAVAPVKVSFNDIVIKAVAVALKKHPAVNSSWGGDKIRFNEHTNIGVAMAVEDGLLVPVVRFADGKSLSHISAEVKEYGQKAKAKKLQPSDWEGSTFTVSNLGMFGIDEFTSIINAPDGAILSVGAIQQVPVVKNGAVVPGNVMKLTLGCDHRVVDGATGAAFLQTLKGLLEEPIRLLA, from the coding sequence ATGGCTGAAATAATTAGAATGCCAAAAATGAGCGACACCATGACCGAGGGGGTTATGGCTAAGTGGCATAAAAAAGTTGGCGATAAGATAAAAAGCGGAGACGTCCTTGCTGAGGTTGAGACTGACAAGGCGACCATGGATCTGGAATCTTACTGGGACGGCACCATATTATATATTGGTGTGGAAGAAGGTAAGGCAGTGCCTGTTGACGCCGTTATCGCAGTAGTAGGCAAGGAAGGTGAAGATTATAAAGCGCTTTTAGCATCCGAAGACAAGCCGTCAGGAGCTGAATCTGAACCGGCTGGTAAGCCTGAAGATGGGCCAGATAGTTCAGCAGGCAATGCACCGGCATCCGGGGGACTTTCAGAGCAGGATCTGGAGAAAATGGGTGTTAGTGTAATCCGCATGCCTCTGCTTAGTGATACAATGACAGAAGGTGTTATTGCTGAATGGCACAAGAAAGTGGGAGATAAGGTGAAGGACGACGATATACTGGCCGATGTTGAAACCGACAAGGCAACGATGGAGGTGATGGGCTATGCGTCAGGAACACTTTTACATATAGGCGTTGAAAAAGGCCAGGCGGCAAAAGTCAATGGCATTATTGCCATTGTAGGACCTGAAGGTACAGACATAAGCGGCATTTTAAATCAAGGCGATGTTAAGCCGGCTGCTTCCGCTAAGGAAGAGAAGCCTGCTGCTGGTTCCGACGCCCGCTCAGTTGATCATAAAGAAGAGAAGGCCGTAGTCTCGGGAACAGGCGATCGCGTTAAGGCATCTCCGCTTGCCAGACGGATTGCGCTCGAGAAAGGTATTGACCTGACACAGGTTGCAGGGAGCGCGGACGGCGGACGTATTATAAAAAAGGATGTCGAAAGCTTTAAACCTGAGGCTGGTTCTAAAAAAACAGAAGCTACAACGGGTGCAGACACAGGAAAGTCGGCTGCGCCAGTGATACCACAGTTTGTAGGTGAAGAAAGATTTACTGAGAAGCCTGTTTCACAGATGCGTAAAGTGATCGCGAAGCGTTTGTCAGAAAGTTTATTTACCGCACCTCATTTTTATCTCACCATTAGCGTAGATATGGATAGTGCCATATCAGCGCGCACAGCGATAAATGCGGTTGCGCCTGTTAAAGTATCATTTAATGATATCGTAATCAAGGCAGTTGCTGTCGCACTTAAAAAGCATCCTGCGGTCAACTCGTCATGGGGTGGTGATAAGATCCGCTTCAACGAGCACACGAACATTGGTGTGGCTATGGCTGTTGAGGATGGCTTGTTAGTTCCGGTAGTTCGCTTTGCAGACGGTAAATCATTATCCCACATTTCTGCAGAAGTGAAAGAATACGGACAAAAGGCGAAGGCTAAGAAACTGCAGCCGTCGGACTGGGAAGGCTCAACCTTTACCGTGTCTAACCTTGGTATGTTCGGTATTGACGAGTTTACTTCAATCATTAACGCTCCCGATGGTGCTATTTTATCTGTAGGAGCAATTCAGCAGGTACCTGTTGTGAAAAACGGCGCTGTCGTTCCAGGAAACGTGATGAAGCTGACATTAGGATGCGACCATCGCGTAGTTGACGGGGCCACTGGTGCCGCTTTCCTTCAAACCCTAAAGGGTCTACTGGAAGAGCCGATCAGATTGCTTGCATAA